One region of Eupeodes corollae chromosome 1, idEupCoro1.1, whole genome shotgun sequence genomic DNA includes:
- the LOC129941132 gene encoding uncharacterized protein LOC129941132 has translation MAAKFIVLVAVIGLAAANPAVRPTNMEHMIDEMTGKCNTGADSLACVKVRAMRFLDTVMSKDDFKVSDVEVKSNGANNRVARSQGDFLDAIESYISGHDVTVDFPVADAKVTVSSRNLNNDEINLNVKFPGAEVEGKGRKNRLKKIAVPIMVLILLKAMTVIPMAIGILKLKAFNALALGFFSFVVSVGLAIFQLCKKLAAEHHPPHISAHGPWDSRSFAANAQIESAQNMAYKAYL, from the exons ATGGCAGCCAAATTTATAGTCCTTGTAGCCGTGATTGGCTTGGCAGCGGCTAATCCTGCAGTTCGGCCAACGAACATGGAACACATGATCGATGAGATGACGGGAAAATGCAACACAGGAGCTGATTCATTGGCCTGTGTGAAAGTCAGAGCGATGAGATTCCTGGACACAGTCATGAGCAAGGACGATTTTAAA GTCAGTGACGTCGAAGTGAAGTCGAATGGAGCCAACAACAGAGTAGCACGTTCTCAGGGAGACTTCTTGGACGCCATCGAAAGCTACATCTCAGGACATGATGTGACCGTTGATTTTCCCGTTGCCGATGCCAAAGTGACTGTCTCCTCGAGGAATCTAAACAACGACGAAATCAACTTGAACGTCAAATTCCCAGGCGCTGAAGTTGAAGGAAAGG GTCGCAAGAACCGTTTGAAGAAAATCGCTGTCCCAATCATGGTTTTGATCCTCCTCAAGGCTATGACTGTCATCCCAATGGCAATTGGTATCCTAAAACTGAAGGCTTTCAACGCTCTTGCTCTTGGTTTCTTCTCATTTGTTGTCTCCGTTGGTTTGGCCATCTTCCAACTCTGCAAGAAG CTTGCCGCTGAACACCACCCACCCCACATCAGCGCCCATGGTCCATGGGACAGTCGGTCATTTGCTGCAAATGCCCAAATCGAATCTGCCCAAAACATGGCTTACAAGGCGTATCTCTAA